One genomic region from Salvia hispanica cultivar TCC Black 2014 chromosome 2, UniMelb_Shisp_WGS_1.0, whole genome shotgun sequence encodes:
- the LOC125205784 gene encoding transcriptional corepressor SEUSS-like isoform X1, whose protein sequence is MSGDKRKMVPQGPPAPLGGGQPVPPSLLRANSGLLGSQGGGSGGPSQNAFPSLVSPRNQFNNMNVIGNAPNVSLHRQSFGNGDLRSAPGSSQQRGLMDGAAESNPLSGIGNGMGYNQPSSSYMSSPMTSNLNSSGQVQGQQQFSNNSSSQMLTDQQHDAQNFQHNQQQMQQFSAQSNTQQQPQQQQYQGMRAGSGGVGHLKLEPQVSNEQAPQQLQALRNLGPVKLESLQLQNMRGLGPIKMESQQSDSSLFMHQQQQQHLLMSRQSYQAAAAAQILHQQRLLQIQQQQLLTSMPQQRSQLISQFQNQNLPIRPPLKPSYEPGRCAQRLTDYMYQQQHRPEDNSIEFWRKFVGEFFVPNAKKKWCVSMYGSGRQGVFPQDVWHCEICNRKPGRGFEATAEVLPRLFKIKYESGTLEELLYVDMPQEYQNSSGQIVLDYAKATQESVFEQLRVVRDGQLRIIFSPNLKICSWEFCARRHEELIPRRLLIPQVGQLGAAAQKCQAATSTASPSASVSEIQNNCNMFVASARQLAKALEVPLVNDLGYTKRYVRCLQISEVVNSMKDLIDYGRQNGTGPMESLTKFPQITKPGFQGQPQRNDGQQQQQQQTMGQIASNPAQAAVMQLAAASNGMQSVSNNTNTGPTTSSTSNIAMLLHQNSINSRHQNPISNSNSPYGGGNNVQMPSPGSSSAMPQTQSAPSPFQSPAPSSSNNPQPSPYGGLSRAPANSLNPPNVSMQQPSISGDADMHDSQSSVQKIINDMMISSQLGGAGMMGAGAMSADLKNVNGMLSPNNTAAMNGTNCLAGHGVANGNPSMSGLGFGNLSNGHSQSTPANGVLSAVGNNALSMNGRAGLAMAREQSLSQQQDLGSQLHDGMGTVNGFNDIQFDWKSSP, encoded by the exons ATGTCCGGTGACAAA CGAAAAATGGTGCCGCAGGGCCCTCCAGCCCCACTTGGTGGAGGCCAGCCAGTTCCGCCTTCTTTGCTAAGAGCAAATTCGGGACTTTTGGGCAGTCAGGGGGGTGGCAGTGGCGGGCCTTCTCAAAATGCATTTCCATCTCTGGTGTCTCCCCGAAATCAGTTTAATAACATGAATGTGATTGGGAATGCTCCCAATGTATCTTTGCACCGTCAGTCATTTGGAAATGGGGACCTGCGATCTGCTCCTGGTAGCTCCCAGCAGAGAGGGCTTATGGATGGCGCGGCAGAGTCTAATCCACTTTCTGGCATTGGAAATGGGATGGGATATAACCAGCCTTCCTCATCTTATATGTCTTCACCTATGACATCGAACCTAAATTCATCTGGTCAAGTTCAAGGCCAGCAGCAGTTCTCAAATAATTCAAGCAGCCAAATGCTGACAGACCAGCAACATGATGCTCAGAATTTTCAACATAATCAGCAGCAGATGCAGCAGTTTTCTGCTCAGAGCAATACCCAACAACAGCCACAGCAGCAGCAATATCAAGGAATGCGAGCTGGATCAGGAGGCGTGGGGCATCTTAAGCTGGAGCCGCAAGTAAGTAATGAGCAAGCACCACAGCAGCTGCAAGCTTTGCGTAACCTTGGTCCTGTGAAATTAGAATCTCTACAACTACAAAATATGAGAGGCTTGGGTCCTATCAAGATGGAATCTCAACAGTCCGACTCATCTCTGTTTATGCATCAGCAACAACAGCAGCACCTCCTCATGTCAAGACAGTCCTATCAGGCAGCTGCGGCTGCACAGATTTTGCATCAGCAGAGGCTTTTACAAATTCAGCAACAGCAACTATTAACATCCATGCCTCAACAAAGATCCCAGCTAATATCTCAGTTTCAAAACCAGAATTTGCCTATTAGGCCTCCTTTAAAACCCAGTTATGAGCCTGGAAGGTGTGCCCAAAGGCTAACTGATTACATGTACCAGCAACAACATAGACCTGAA GATAACAGTATTGAGTTCTGGAGGAAATTCGTAGGTGAATTTTTTGTGCCTAATGCCAAGAAAAAATGGTGTGTCTCGATGTATGGAAGTGGTCGTCAAGGAGTTTTTCCCCAG GATGTTTGGCATTGTGAAATCTGCAACCGCAAGCCTGGCCGTGGATTTG AGGCAACTGCTGAGGTGCTGCCCAGactcttcaaaataaaatatgaaagtgGTACTTTAGAAGAACTGCTCTATGTTGACATGCCCCAGGAGTATCAGAATTCATCTGGCCAAATTGTTCTGGATTATGCAAAAGCAACACAGGAAAGCGTCTTTGAGCAACTTCGTGTTGTCCGGGACGGTCAGCTTCGAATTATTTTCTCTCCCAACCTTAAG ATATGCTCGTGGGAATTTTGTGCTCGACGTCATGAAGAGCTTATTCCTAGAAGATTGTTGATTCCCCAG GTTGGTCAACTTGGTGCAGCTGCCCAAAAATGCCAGGCTGCTACCTCAACTGCATCTCCCAGTGCATCTGTTTCTGAGATACAAAATAACTGCAATAT GTTTGTTGCGTCAGCTCGCCAGCTTGCTAAAGCATTGGAAGTTCCATTAGTAAACGATTTAGGATATACCAAGAGATATGTGCGGTGCCTGCAG ATATCAGAAGTGGTGAATAGCATGAAAGATCTTATTGATTATGGCCGCCAAAATGGAACAGGTCCTATGG AGAGCTTGACCAAATTTCCTCAAATAACAAAACCTGGGTTTCAAGGGCAACCTCAGCGAAATGATGgtcagcagcagcagcaacagcAAACAATGGGCCAAATTGCAAGCAATCCTGCACAGGCTGCTGTTATGCAACTTGCTGCTGCTAGTAATGGCATGCAGAGTGTGAGCAACAATACAAACACAGGGCCCACAACTTCATCTACTAGCAACATTGCCATGCTGCTCCACCAGAATTCGATCAACTCCCGTCATCAAAACcctatttcaaattcaaacagTCCATACGGAGGAGGTAACAACGTCCAGATGCCATCCCCTGGCTCTTCAAGCGCTATGCCGCAAACTCAATCTGCTCCTTCCCCTTTCCAATCCCCCGCGCCATCATCTTCTAATAACCCACAACCATCTCCATATGGTGGTTTATCAAGAGCTCCTGCAAACTCCTTAAATCCACCAAATGTTTCGATGCAACAACCTTCTATATCTGGTGATGCAGATATGCATGATTCACAAAGCTCagtacaaaaaattataaatgacaTGATGATTTCTTCACAGCTTGGAGGGGCTGGCATGATGGGCGCTGGGGCAATGAGCGCTGacttaaaaaatgttaatggaATGCTGTCGCCAAACAACACTGCTGCTATGAATGGAACCAATTGTTTGGCAGGTCATGGAGTAGCAAATGGAAACCCTTCGATGAGTGGTTTGGGATTTGGGAACCTCAGCAATGGACACAGCCAATCCACCCCAGCAAATGGGGTCCTATCAGCAGTTGGCAATAACGCCCTGTCTATGAACGGGAGAGCAGGTTTGGCGATGGCACGGGAGCAGAGCTTGAGCCAACAACAGGATTTAGGTAGCCAACTGCATGATGGTATGGGGACAGTCAATGGGTTCAATGATATTCAGTTCGACTGGAAATCATCTCCCTGA
- the LOC125205784 gene encoding transcriptional corepressor SEUSS-like isoform X2 produces the protein MSGDKGPPAPLGGGQPVPPSLLRANSGLLGSQGGGSGGPSQNAFPSLVSPRNQFNNMNVIGNAPNVSLHRQSFGNGDLRSAPGSSQQRGLMDGAAESNPLSGIGNGMGYNQPSSSYMSSPMTSNLNSSGQVQGQQQFSNNSSSQMLTDQQHDAQNFQHNQQQMQQFSAQSNTQQQPQQQQYQGMRAGSGGVGHLKLEPQVSNEQAPQQLQALRNLGPVKLESLQLQNMRGLGPIKMESQQSDSSLFMHQQQQQHLLMSRQSYQAAAAAQILHQQRLLQIQQQQLLTSMPQQRSQLISQFQNQNLPIRPPLKPSYEPGRCAQRLTDYMYQQQHRPEDNSIEFWRKFVGEFFVPNAKKKWCVSMYGSGRQGVFPQDVWHCEICNRKPGRGFEATAEVLPRLFKIKYESGTLEELLYVDMPQEYQNSSGQIVLDYAKATQESVFEQLRVVRDGQLRIIFSPNLKICSWEFCARRHEELIPRRLLIPQVGQLGAAAQKCQAATSTASPSASVSEIQNNCNMFVASARQLAKALEVPLVNDLGYTKRYVRCLQISEVVNSMKDLIDYGRQNGTGPMESLTKFPQITKPGFQGQPQRNDGQQQQQQQTMGQIASNPAQAAVMQLAAASNGMQSVSNNTNTGPTTSSTSNIAMLLHQNSINSRHQNPISNSNSPYGGGNNVQMPSPGSSSAMPQTQSAPSPFQSPAPSSSNNPQPSPYGGLSRAPANSLNPPNVSMQQPSISGDADMHDSQSSVQKIINDMMISSQLGGAGMMGAGAMSADLKNVNGMLSPNNTAAMNGTNCLAGHGVANGNPSMSGLGFGNLSNGHSQSTPANGVLSAVGNNALSMNGRAGLAMAREQSLSQQQDLGSQLHDGMGTVNGFNDIQFDWKSSP, from the exons ATGTCCGGTGACAAA GGCCCTCCAGCCCCACTTGGTGGAGGCCAGCCAGTTCCGCCTTCTTTGCTAAGAGCAAATTCGGGACTTTTGGGCAGTCAGGGGGGTGGCAGTGGCGGGCCTTCTCAAAATGCATTTCCATCTCTGGTGTCTCCCCGAAATCAGTTTAATAACATGAATGTGATTGGGAATGCTCCCAATGTATCTTTGCACCGTCAGTCATTTGGAAATGGGGACCTGCGATCTGCTCCTGGTAGCTCCCAGCAGAGAGGGCTTATGGATGGCGCGGCAGAGTCTAATCCACTTTCTGGCATTGGAAATGGGATGGGATATAACCAGCCTTCCTCATCTTATATGTCTTCACCTATGACATCGAACCTAAATTCATCTGGTCAAGTTCAAGGCCAGCAGCAGTTCTCAAATAATTCAAGCAGCCAAATGCTGACAGACCAGCAACATGATGCTCAGAATTTTCAACATAATCAGCAGCAGATGCAGCAGTTTTCTGCTCAGAGCAATACCCAACAACAGCCACAGCAGCAGCAATATCAAGGAATGCGAGCTGGATCAGGAGGCGTGGGGCATCTTAAGCTGGAGCCGCAAGTAAGTAATGAGCAAGCACCACAGCAGCTGCAAGCTTTGCGTAACCTTGGTCCTGTGAAATTAGAATCTCTACAACTACAAAATATGAGAGGCTTGGGTCCTATCAAGATGGAATCTCAACAGTCCGACTCATCTCTGTTTATGCATCAGCAACAACAGCAGCACCTCCTCATGTCAAGACAGTCCTATCAGGCAGCTGCGGCTGCACAGATTTTGCATCAGCAGAGGCTTTTACAAATTCAGCAACAGCAACTATTAACATCCATGCCTCAACAAAGATCCCAGCTAATATCTCAGTTTCAAAACCAGAATTTGCCTATTAGGCCTCCTTTAAAACCCAGTTATGAGCCTGGAAGGTGTGCCCAAAGGCTAACTGATTACATGTACCAGCAACAACATAGACCTGAA GATAACAGTATTGAGTTCTGGAGGAAATTCGTAGGTGAATTTTTTGTGCCTAATGCCAAGAAAAAATGGTGTGTCTCGATGTATGGAAGTGGTCGTCAAGGAGTTTTTCCCCAG GATGTTTGGCATTGTGAAATCTGCAACCGCAAGCCTGGCCGTGGATTTG AGGCAACTGCTGAGGTGCTGCCCAGactcttcaaaataaaatatgaaagtgGTACTTTAGAAGAACTGCTCTATGTTGACATGCCCCAGGAGTATCAGAATTCATCTGGCCAAATTGTTCTGGATTATGCAAAAGCAACACAGGAAAGCGTCTTTGAGCAACTTCGTGTTGTCCGGGACGGTCAGCTTCGAATTATTTTCTCTCCCAACCTTAAG ATATGCTCGTGGGAATTTTGTGCTCGACGTCATGAAGAGCTTATTCCTAGAAGATTGTTGATTCCCCAG GTTGGTCAACTTGGTGCAGCTGCCCAAAAATGCCAGGCTGCTACCTCAACTGCATCTCCCAGTGCATCTGTTTCTGAGATACAAAATAACTGCAATAT GTTTGTTGCGTCAGCTCGCCAGCTTGCTAAAGCATTGGAAGTTCCATTAGTAAACGATTTAGGATATACCAAGAGATATGTGCGGTGCCTGCAG ATATCAGAAGTGGTGAATAGCATGAAAGATCTTATTGATTATGGCCGCCAAAATGGAACAGGTCCTATGG AGAGCTTGACCAAATTTCCTCAAATAACAAAACCTGGGTTTCAAGGGCAACCTCAGCGAAATGATGgtcagcagcagcagcaacagcAAACAATGGGCCAAATTGCAAGCAATCCTGCACAGGCTGCTGTTATGCAACTTGCTGCTGCTAGTAATGGCATGCAGAGTGTGAGCAACAATACAAACACAGGGCCCACAACTTCATCTACTAGCAACATTGCCATGCTGCTCCACCAGAATTCGATCAACTCCCGTCATCAAAACcctatttcaaattcaaacagTCCATACGGAGGAGGTAACAACGTCCAGATGCCATCCCCTGGCTCTTCAAGCGCTATGCCGCAAACTCAATCTGCTCCTTCCCCTTTCCAATCCCCCGCGCCATCATCTTCTAATAACCCACAACCATCTCCATATGGTGGTTTATCAAGAGCTCCTGCAAACTCCTTAAATCCACCAAATGTTTCGATGCAACAACCTTCTATATCTGGTGATGCAGATATGCATGATTCACAAAGCTCagtacaaaaaattataaatgacaTGATGATTTCTTCACAGCTTGGAGGGGCTGGCATGATGGGCGCTGGGGCAATGAGCGCTGacttaaaaaatgttaatggaATGCTGTCGCCAAACAACACTGCTGCTATGAATGGAACCAATTGTTTGGCAGGTCATGGAGTAGCAAATGGAAACCCTTCGATGAGTGGTTTGGGATTTGGGAACCTCAGCAATGGACACAGCCAATCCACCCCAGCAAATGGGGTCCTATCAGCAGTTGGCAATAACGCCCTGTCTATGAACGGGAGAGCAGGTTTGGCGATGGCACGGGAGCAGAGCTTGAGCCAACAACAGGATTTAGGTAGCCAACTGCATGATGGTATGGGGACAGTCAATGGGTTCAATGATATTCAGTTCGACTGGAAATCATCTCCCTGA
- the LOC125205784 gene encoding transcriptional corepressor SEUSS-like isoform X4 yields MSGDKRKMVPQGPPAPLGGGQPVPPSLLRANSGLLGSQGGGSGGPSQNAFPSLVSPRNQFNNMNVIGNAPNVSLHRQSFGNGDLRSAPGSSQQRGLMDGAAESNPLSGIGNGMGYNQPSSSYMSSPMTSNLNSSGQVQGQQQFSNNSSSQMLTDQQHDAQNFQHNQQQMQQFSAQSNTQQQPQQQQYQGMRAGSGGVGHLKLEPQVSNEQAPQQLQALRNLGPVKLESLQLQNMRGLGPIKMESQQSDSSLFMHQQQQQHLLMSRQSYQAAAAAQILHQQRLLQIQQQQLLTSMPQQRSQLISQFQNQNLPIRPPLKPSYEPGRCAQRLTDYMYQQQHRPEDNSIEFWRKFVGEFFVPNAKKKWCVSMYGSGRQGVFPQDVWHCEICNRKPGRGFEATAEVLPRLFKIKYESGTLEELLYVDMPQEYQNSSGQIVLDYAKATQESVFEQLRVVRDGQLRIIFSPNLKICSWEFCARRHEELIPRRLLIPQVGQLGAAAQKCQAATSTASPSASVSEIQNNCNMFVASARQLAKALEVPLVNDLGYTKRYVRCLQISEVVNSMKDLIDYGRQNGTGPMESLTKFPQITKPGFQGQPQRNDGQQQQQQQTMGQIASNPAQAAVMQLAAASNGMQSVSNNTNTGPTTSSTSNIAMLLHQNSINSRHQNPISNSNSPYGGGNNVQMPSPGSSSAMPQTQSAPSPFQSPAPSSSNNPQPSPYGGLSRAPANSLNPPNVSMQQPSISAWRGWHDGRWGNER; encoded by the exons ATGTCCGGTGACAAA CGAAAAATGGTGCCGCAGGGCCCTCCAGCCCCACTTGGTGGAGGCCAGCCAGTTCCGCCTTCTTTGCTAAGAGCAAATTCGGGACTTTTGGGCAGTCAGGGGGGTGGCAGTGGCGGGCCTTCTCAAAATGCATTTCCATCTCTGGTGTCTCCCCGAAATCAGTTTAATAACATGAATGTGATTGGGAATGCTCCCAATGTATCTTTGCACCGTCAGTCATTTGGAAATGGGGACCTGCGATCTGCTCCTGGTAGCTCCCAGCAGAGAGGGCTTATGGATGGCGCGGCAGAGTCTAATCCACTTTCTGGCATTGGAAATGGGATGGGATATAACCAGCCTTCCTCATCTTATATGTCTTCACCTATGACATCGAACCTAAATTCATCTGGTCAAGTTCAAGGCCAGCAGCAGTTCTCAAATAATTCAAGCAGCCAAATGCTGACAGACCAGCAACATGATGCTCAGAATTTTCAACATAATCAGCAGCAGATGCAGCAGTTTTCTGCTCAGAGCAATACCCAACAACAGCCACAGCAGCAGCAATATCAAGGAATGCGAGCTGGATCAGGAGGCGTGGGGCATCTTAAGCTGGAGCCGCAAGTAAGTAATGAGCAAGCACCACAGCAGCTGCAAGCTTTGCGTAACCTTGGTCCTGTGAAATTAGAATCTCTACAACTACAAAATATGAGAGGCTTGGGTCCTATCAAGATGGAATCTCAACAGTCCGACTCATCTCTGTTTATGCATCAGCAACAACAGCAGCACCTCCTCATGTCAAGACAGTCCTATCAGGCAGCTGCGGCTGCACAGATTTTGCATCAGCAGAGGCTTTTACAAATTCAGCAACAGCAACTATTAACATCCATGCCTCAACAAAGATCCCAGCTAATATCTCAGTTTCAAAACCAGAATTTGCCTATTAGGCCTCCTTTAAAACCCAGTTATGAGCCTGGAAGGTGTGCCCAAAGGCTAACTGATTACATGTACCAGCAACAACATAGACCTGAA GATAACAGTATTGAGTTCTGGAGGAAATTCGTAGGTGAATTTTTTGTGCCTAATGCCAAGAAAAAATGGTGTGTCTCGATGTATGGAAGTGGTCGTCAAGGAGTTTTTCCCCAG GATGTTTGGCATTGTGAAATCTGCAACCGCAAGCCTGGCCGTGGATTTG AGGCAACTGCTGAGGTGCTGCCCAGactcttcaaaataaaatatgaaagtgGTACTTTAGAAGAACTGCTCTATGTTGACATGCCCCAGGAGTATCAGAATTCATCTGGCCAAATTGTTCTGGATTATGCAAAAGCAACACAGGAAAGCGTCTTTGAGCAACTTCGTGTTGTCCGGGACGGTCAGCTTCGAATTATTTTCTCTCCCAACCTTAAG ATATGCTCGTGGGAATTTTGTGCTCGACGTCATGAAGAGCTTATTCCTAGAAGATTGTTGATTCCCCAG GTTGGTCAACTTGGTGCAGCTGCCCAAAAATGCCAGGCTGCTACCTCAACTGCATCTCCCAGTGCATCTGTTTCTGAGATACAAAATAACTGCAATAT GTTTGTTGCGTCAGCTCGCCAGCTTGCTAAAGCATTGGAAGTTCCATTAGTAAACGATTTAGGATATACCAAGAGATATGTGCGGTGCCTGCAG ATATCAGAAGTGGTGAATAGCATGAAAGATCTTATTGATTATGGCCGCCAAAATGGAACAGGTCCTATGG AGAGCTTGACCAAATTTCCTCAAATAACAAAACCTGGGTTTCAAGGGCAACCTCAGCGAAATGATGgtcagcagcagcagcaacagcAAACAATGGGCCAAATTGCAAGCAATCCTGCACAGGCTGCTGTTATGCAACTTGCTGCTGCTAGTAATGGCATGCAGAGTGTGAGCAACAATACAAACACAGGGCCCACAACTTCATCTACTAGCAACATTGCCATGCTGCTCCACCAGAATTCGATCAACTCCCGTCATCAAAACcctatttcaaattcaaacagTCCATACGGAGGAGGTAACAACGTCCAGATGCCATCCCCTGGCTCTTCAAGCGCTATGCCGCAAACTCAATCTGCTCCTTCCCCTTTCCAATCCCCCGCGCCATCATCTTCTAATAACCCACAACCATCTCCATATGGTGGTTTATCAAGAGCTCCTGCAAACTCCTTAAATCCACCAAATGTTTCGATGCAACAACCTTCTATATCTG CTTGGAGGGGCTGGCATGATGGGCGCTGGGGCAATGAGCGCTGa
- the LOC125205784 gene encoding transcriptional corepressor SEUSS-like isoform X3 → MNVIGNAPNVSLHRQSFGNGDLRSAPGSSQQRGLMDGAAESNPLSGIGNGMGYNQPSSSYMSSPMTSNLNSSGQVQGQQQFSNNSSSQMLTDQQHDAQNFQHNQQQMQQFSAQSNTQQQPQQQQYQGMRAGSGGVGHLKLEPQVSNEQAPQQLQALRNLGPVKLESLQLQNMRGLGPIKMESQQSDSSLFMHQQQQQHLLMSRQSYQAAAAAQILHQQRLLQIQQQQLLTSMPQQRSQLISQFQNQNLPIRPPLKPSYEPGRCAQRLTDYMYQQQHRPEDNSIEFWRKFVGEFFVPNAKKKWCVSMYGSGRQGVFPQDVWHCEICNRKPGRGFEATAEVLPRLFKIKYESGTLEELLYVDMPQEYQNSSGQIVLDYAKATQESVFEQLRVVRDGQLRIIFSPNLKICSWEFCARRHEELIPRRLLIPQVGQLGAAAQKCQAATSTASPSASVSEIQNNCNMFVASARQLAKALEVPLVNDLGYTKRYVRCLQISEVVNSMKDLIDYGRQNGTGPMESLTKFPQITKPGFQGQPQRNDGQQQQQQQTMGQIASNPAQAAVMQLAAASNGMQSVSNNTNTGPTTSSTSNIAMLLHQNSINSRHQNPISNSNSPYGGGNNVQMPSPGSSSAMPQTQSAPSPFQSPAPSSSNNPQPSPYGGLSRAPANSLNPPNVSMQQPSISGDADMHDSQSSVQKIINDMMISSQLGGAGMMGAGAMSADLKNVNGMLSPNNTAAMNGTNCLAGHGVANGNPSMSGLGFGNLSNGHSQSTPANGVLSAVGNNALSMNGRAGLAMAREQSLSQQQDLGSQLHDGMGTVNGFNDIQFDWKSSP, encoded by the exons ATGAATGTGATTGGGAATGCTCCCAATGTATCTTTGCACCGTCAGTCATTTGGAAATGGGGACCTGCGATCTGCTCCTGGTAGCTCCCAGCAGAGAGGGCTTATGGATGGCGCGGCAGAGTCTAATCCACTTTCTGGCATTGGAAATGGGATGGGATATAACCAGCCTTCCTCATCTTATATGTCTTCACCTATGACATCGAACCTAAATTCATCTGGTCAAGTTCAAGGCCAGCAGCAGTTCTCAAATAATTCAAGCAGCCAAATGCTGACAGACCAGCAACATGATGCTCAGAATTTTCAACATAATCAGCAGCAGATGCAGCAGTTTTCTGCTCAGAGCAATACCCAACAACAGCCACAGCAGCAGCAATATCAAGGAATGCGAGCTGGATCAGGAGGCGTGGGGCATCTTAAGCTGGAGCCGCAAGTAAGTAATGAGCAAGCACCACAGCAGCTGCAAGCTTTGCGTAACCTTGGTCCTGTGAAATTAGAATCTCTACAACTACAAAATATGAGAGGCTTGGGTCCTATCAAGATGGAATCTCAACAGTCCGACTCATCTCTGTTTATGCATCAGCAACAACAGCAGCACCTCCTCATGTCAAGACAGTCCTATCAGGCAGCTGCGGCTGCACAGATTTTGCATCAGCAGAGGCTTTTACAAATTCAGCAACAGCAACTATTAACATCCATGCCTCAACAAAGATCCCAGCTAATATCTCAGTTTCAAAACCAGAATTTGCCTATTAGGCCTCCTTTAAAACCCAGTTATGAGCCTGGAAGGTGTGCCCAAAGGCTAACTGATTACATGTACCAGCAACAACATAGACCTGAA GATAACAGTATTGAGTTCTGGAGGAAATTCGTAGGTGAATTTTTTGTGCCTAATGCCAAGAAAAAATGGTGTGTCTCGATGTATGGAAGTGGTCGTCAAGGAGTTTTTCCCCAG GATGTTTGGCATTGTGAAATCTGCAACCGCAAGCCTGGCCGTGGATTTG AGGCAACTGCTGAGGTGCTGCCCAGactcttcaaaataaaatatgaaagtgGTACTTTAGAAGAACTGCTCTATGTTGACATGCCCCAGGAGTATCAGAATTCATCTGGCCAAATTGTTCTGGATTATGCAAAAGCAACACAGGAAAGCGTCTTTGAGCAACTTCGTGTTGTCCGGGACGGTCAGCTTCGAATTATTTTCTCTCCCAACCTTAAG ATATGCTCGTGGGAATTTTGTGCTCGACGTCATGAAGAGCTTATTCCTAGAAGATTGTTGATTCCCCAG GTTGGTCAACTTGGTGCAGCTGCCCAAAAATGCCAGGCTGCTACCTCAACTGCATCTCCCAGTGCATCTGTTTCTGAGATACAAAATAACTGCAATAT GTTTGTTGCGTCAGCTCGCCAGCTTGCTAAAGCATTGGAAGTTCCATTAGTAAACGATTTAGGATATACCAAGAGATATGTGCGGTGCCTGCAG ATATCAGAAGTGGTGAATAGCATGAAAGATCTTATTGATTATGGCCGCCAAAATGGAACAGGTCCTATGG AGAGCTTGACCAAATTTCCTCAAATAACAAAACCTGGGTTTCAAGGGCAACCTCAGCGAAATGATGgtcagcagcagcagcaacagcAAACAATGGGCCAAATTGCAAGCAATCCTGCACAGGCTGCTGTTATGCAACTTGCTGCTGCTAGTAATGGCATGCAGAGTGTGAGCAACAATACAAACACAGGGCCCACAACTTCATCTACTAGCAACATTGCCATGCTGCTCCACCAGAATTCGATCAACTCCCGTCATCAAAACcctatttcaaattcaaacagTCCATACGGAGGAGGTAACAACGTCCAGATGCCATCCCCTGGCTCTTCAAGCGCTATGCCGCAAACTCAATCTGCTCCTTCCCCTTTCCAATCCCCCGCGCCATCATCTTCTAATAACCCACAACCATCTCCATATGGTGGTTTATCAAGAGCTCCTGCAAACTCCTTAAATCCACCAAATGTTTCGATGCAACAACCTTCTATATCTGGTGATGCAGATATGCATGATTCACAAAGCTCagtacaaaaaattataaatgacaTGATGATTTCTTCACAGCTTGGAGGGGCTGGCATGATGGGCGCTGGGGCAATGAGCGCTGacttaaaaaatgttaatggaATGCTGTCGCCAAACAACACTGCTGCTATGAATGGAACCAATTGTTTGGCAGGTCATGGAGTAGCAAATGGAAACCCTTCGATGAGTGGTTTGGGATTTGGGAACCTCAGCAATGGACACAGCCAATCCACCCCAGCAAATGGGGTCCTATCAGCAGTTGGCAATAACGCCCTGTCTATGAACGGGAGAGCAGGTTTGGCGATGGCACGGGAGCAGAGCTTGAGCCAACAACAGGATTTAGGTAGCCAACTGCATGATGGTATGGGGACAGTCAATGGGTTCAATGATATTCAGTTCGACTGGAAATCATCTCCCTGA